From Panthera uncia isolate 11264 chromosome E1, Puncia_PCG_1.0, whole genome shotgun sequence, one genomic window encodes:
- the ZNF652 gene encoding zinc finger protein 652, with protein sequence MSHTASSGQELAENCAARVAGMAQEESRRGQAPSTFYHGANQELDLSTKVYKRETGSPYSVLVDTKMSKPHLHETEEQPYFRETRAVSDVHAVKEDRENSDDTDEEEEEEEVSYKREQIIVEVNLNNQTLNVSKGEKGVSSQSKETPVLKTSSEEEEEESEEEATDDSNDYGENGRQKKKEKTVEKASVTQRRTRRAGSVAAATASPTPRTTRGRGKSGEPPKRKKRAAREPKAPVQKAKCEEKETLTCEKCPRVFNTRWYLEKHMNVTHRRMQICDKCGKKFVLESELSLHQQTDCEKNIQCVSCNKSFKKLWSLHEHIKIVHGYAEKKFSCEICEKKFYTMAHVRKHMVAHTKDMPFTCETCGKSFKRSMSLKVHSLQHSGEKPFRCENCDERFQYKYQLRSHMSIHIGHKQFMCQWCGKDFNMKQYFDEHMKTHTGEKPFICEICGKSFTSRPNMKRHRRTHTGEKPYPCDVCGQRFRFSNMLKAHKEKCFRVTSPVNVPPAVQIPLTTSPATPVPCVANTPTTPTPPISMSPASTLPPRPIPHPFSHLHIHPHPHHPHHLPIPPVPHLPPPPALFKSEPLNHRGQGEDNFLRHLAEKNSSAQHH encoded by the exons ATGAGCCACACAGCCAGTTCTGGTCAGGAGCTGGCTGAAAACTGTGCTGCGCGTGTAGCAGGAATGGCACAAGAAGAGAGCCGTCGTGGTCAAGCGCCATCTACCTTCTATCACGGTGCCAACCAAGAACTTGACCTGTCCACCAAAGTGTACAAAAGGGAAACAGGAAGTCCTTATTCTGTGTTAGTGGACACCAAGATGAGCAAACCACATCTCCACGAAACAGAGGAACAGCCGTATTTCAGGGAGACAAGGGCAGTGTCTGACGTGCATGCTGTTAAAGAAGACCGGGAGAATTCTGATGACAcagacgaggaggaggaggaggaggaagtctCTTACAAAAGGGAGCAGATCATAGTGGAGGTAAACCTTAATAATCAAACATTAAATGTGTCTAAAGGGGAAAAGGGTGTCTCTTCCCAGTCCAAAGAGACTCCTGTTCTGAAGACAAgcagtgaggaggaagaggaagagagcgaGGAGGAGGCCACCGATGACAGCAATGACTACGGAGAGAACGGAaggcagaagaagaaggagaagacgGTGGAGAAGGCCAGCGTCACACAAAGGAGAACCAGGAGGGCCGGCTCCGTGGCCGCAGCTACCGCTTCCCCGACCCCCAGGACTACCAGAGGGCGTGGGAAGAGTGGAGAGCCACCTAAGCGGAAGAAGCGGGCCGCGAGGGAGCCCAAAGCCCCAGTCCAGAAAGCTAAGTGCGAGGAGAAAGAGACTCTGACCTGTGAGAAGTGCCCCAGGGTGTTTAATACTCGCTGGTACCTGGAGAAGCACATGAACGTTACTCACAGGCGCATGCAGATCTGTGATAAGTGTGGCAAGAAGTTTGTCCTGGAAAGTGAGCTGTCCCTTCACCAGCAAACAGactgtgaaaaaaatattcag TGTGTTTCCTGTAACAAGTCCTTCAAGAAACTCTGGTCCCTTCATGAACACATCAAGATCGTCCATGGGTATGCAGAAAAGAAGTTTTCCTGTGAAATTTGCGAGAAGAAATTCTACACCATGGCTCACGTGCGGAAACACATGGTTG CACACACGAAAGACATGCCGTTTACATGCGAAACCTGTGGAAAGTCGTTCAAACGCAGCATGTCCCTCAAGGTGCACTCCTTGCAGCATTCTGGAGAGAAGCCCTTCAGATGCGAG AACTGTGACGAGAGGTTCCAGTACAAGTACCAGCTGCGCTCGCACATGAGCATCCACATCGGGCACAAGCAGTTCATGTGCCAGTGGTGCGGCAAGGACTTCAACATGAAGCAGTACTTTGACGAGCACATGAAAACACACACTG GAGAGAAACCCTTTATCTGTGAAATCTGTGGCAAAAGCTTCACCAGCCGCCCCAACATGAAGAGGCACCGCAGAACGCACACAGGCGAGAAGCCCTATCCGTGTGATGTGTGTGGCCAGCGGTTCCGCTTCTCCAACATGCTTAAGGCCCACAAGGAGAAGTGCTTTCGGGTGACCAGCCCCGTGAACGTGCCGCCTGCTGTCCAGATCCCACTTACGACCTCCCCGGCCACCCCAGTTCCTTGTGTGGCCAACACCCCCACAACGCCCACGCCCCCGATCAGTATGAGCCCCGCGAGCACTCTCCCCCCGCGGCCCATCCCGCACCCCTTCTCACACCTCCACATCCACCCACACCCTCACCACCCGCACCACCTTCCTATCCCTCCGGTCCCGCACCTCCCGCCGCCCCCAGCTCTCTTTAAGAGCGAGCCTTTAAATCACCGAGGCCAGGGTGAGGACAACTTTCTGCGGCACCTGGCAGAAAAGAACAGTTCAGCACAGCATCACTAA